A genomic region of Bacillota bacterium contains the following coding sequences:
- a CDS encoding diphosphate--fructose-6-phosphate 1-phosphotransferase has protein sequence MTDSKSPLQQARASYQPKLPPALRTGNIAVQLGEPTEPATDKEEIRKLFPLTYGQPIATLVEGKGDLSTKPLKVGVVLSGGPAPGGHNVIAGVFDALKAANPDSKVYGFLKGPAGVIKGKYIELTADVVDQYRNTGGFNMIMTGRDKIEKPEELEACRKNFEEMGLDGLVIIGGDDSNTNAAVLAEYLRSVGSSTCIIGVPKTIDGDMKNELIEASFGFDTASKVYAELIGNIARDATSAVKYWHFIRLMGRAASHVTLECALQTHPNIALISEEVQAKGITLQQIVEQIVDSVVKRAQAGKNYGVALVPEGLVEFIAEIKTLIDELSAILGQEEEYIHSLPDHSERVQYLSSKLSDHSARVYGSLPQDIQEVLLRRDSHGNVPLSQVETERLLIDLVSDRIREMQAKGEAKEVKFSPLSHFFGYEGRCAAPSNFDADYAYTLGYAAAQLIRAGLTGYTVYVRHLTRSAEEWVAGGVPVTMMLNIEVRKGKPTPVIRKALVDLNGKPFQTFAAQRDRWAVEDDYRFPGPIQYFGPSEICDAPTLTLQLERG, from the coding sequence ATGACAGACAGCAAATCTCCGCTACAGCAAGCACGAGCATCGTATCAACCCAAGTTACCACCCGCTCTGCGTACGGGCAACATCGCCGTGCAGCTGGGTGAACCCACCGAACCGGCAACCGACAAGGAGGAAATCCGCAAACTCTTTCCGCTCACCTACGGTCAGCCCATCGCAACGCTGGTGGAAGGGAAGGGAGACCTCAGCACCAAACCGCTCAAGGTCGGGGTGGTGCTCTCGGGTGGACCTGCGCCTGGCGGACATAACGTCATCGCCGGGGTATTTGACGCCCTGAAAGCGGCAAACCCCGACAGCAAGGTATACGGCTTCCTGAAGGGACCCGCAGGCGTTATCAAGGGCAAGTACATCGAACTCACCGCCGATGTTGTCGACCAGTATCGGAACACCGGTGGCTTCAACATGATTATGACCGGGCGCGACAAGATCGAAAAGCCGGAAGAACTGGAAGCCTGCCGAAAGAACTTTGAAGAGATGGGACTGGACGGACTGGTCATCATCGGCGGGGACGACTCGAACACCAATGCGGCGGTTCTCGCCGAGTATTTGCGCTCCGTCGGTTCCTCCACCTGCATCATCGGTGTGCCCAAGACCATCGATGGCGACATGAAGAACGAGCTCATCGAAGCCTCGTTCGGTTTCGATACCGCCAGCAAGGTGTACGCCGAGCTGATTGGCAATATCGCCCGCGATGCCACCTCCGCGGTGAAGTACTGGCACTTCATCCGCCTGATGGGACGTGCTGCCAGCCACGTCACGCTGGAATGCGCCCTGCAGACCCACCCCAACATCGCGCTCATCTCGGAAGAGGTGCAGGCGAAGGGCATCACCCTGCAACAGATTGTGGAGCAAATCGTGGACTCGGTGGTGAAGCGGGCACAGGCGGGCAAGAACTACGGCGTCGCGCTGGTGCCGGAGGGACTCGTGGAGTTCATCGCCGAGATTAAGACGCTCATCGATGAACTCAGCGCGATACTCGGTCAGGAGGAAGAGTACATCCACAGCCTGCCCGACCATTCGGAGCGTGTGCAGTACCTGAGCAGCAAGCTCAGCGACCACAGCGCCCGAGTATACGGCTCTCTGCCTCAGGACATTCAGGAAGTGCTTCTGCGCCGCGACAGTCACGGCAACGTGCCTCTGTCACAGGTGGAGACGGAGCGGTTGCTGATTGACCTCGTCTCCGACCGCATCCGCGAGATGCAGGCGAAGGGCGAGGCGAAAGAGGTGAAGTTCAGTCCTCTGAGCCACTTCTTCGGCTACGAGGGGCGATGCGCTGCTCCTTCTAACTTCGACGCCGACTACGCCTACACGCTGGGCTACGCTGCGGCGCAGCTGATACGCGCCGGATTGACGGGTTACACCGTTTACGTGCGTCACCTGACCAGGAGCGCAGAGGAATGGGTAGCGGGCGGCGTGCCGGTGACGATGATGCTCAATATCGAGGTGCGCAAGGGCAAACCCACGCCTGTTATCCGAAAGGCGCTGGTGGACCTCAACGGCAAGCCGTTCCAGACCTTCGCCGCGCAGCGCGACAGGTGGGCGGTGGAGGACGATTATCGCTTCCCCGGGCCCATCCAGTATTTTGGTCCGAGCGAGATTTGCGACGCGCCAACGCTGACCCTGCAGCTGGAGCGCGGGTAA
- the raiA gene encoding ribosome-associated translation inhibitor RaiA: MQVQFRDMEGSLPQAAREYIGKKISKLERHFKNFRTATVVHEEIRGRHTIEITLNGDGITLRAEDSTNDLRATVDRVVDKLEAQLARFKGKRFRSLAKRDREDMLHAEEITLMLEATGEEPATEPGEEEAPPFRIARIKRFTLKPSTLEEAAMEMEMLQHDFHVFLDMETQGVRVLYRRRDGTYGLLIGEE, translated from the coding sequence ATGCAAGTGCAATTCCGTGACATGGAGGGTTCGCTGCCACAGGCAGCGCGCGAGTACATTGGGAAGAAGATAAGCAAGCTGGAGCGTCATTTCAAGAACTTCCGCACCGCCACCGTGGTGCACGAGGAGATCCGCGGCAGACACACCATCGAGATCACACTGAACGGCGACGGAATCACCCTGCGTGCGGAAGACAGCACCAATGACCTCCGTGCTACCGTAGACCGCGTGGTGGACAAACTGGAAGCGCAGCTGGCACGTTTCAAGGGCAAGCGCTTCCGCTCGCTGGCGAAGCGCGACCGGGAGGATATGTTGCACGCGGAAGAGATTACGCTGATGCTGGAAGCCACAGGGGAAGAACCTGCGACCGAGCCGGGTGAAGAGGAGGCTCCCCCCTTCCGCATCGCGCGCATCAAGCGCTTTACGCTGAAGCCTTCCACGCTCGAAGAGGCAGCGATGGAAATGGAGATGTTACAGCACGACTTCCATGTCTTTCTGGACATGGAGACGCAGGGGGTGCGGGTGCTCTACCGCCGCAGGGATGGAACCTACGGCTTGCTCATCGGGGAAGAGTAA
- the ppc gene encoding phosphoenolpyruvate carboxylase: MGAFLGLSAECAGLSRPMCDDVTLVDQLLGEVLQEQEGEELLQVARVLYEESETEDPHTLMERIPQLRNPYFVRQLLRAYTVLFQLLNMVEQKEIVRVNRERQLQATGEPRPESIREAVLRLKESGMTAEQMQQLLYQLDICPTITAHPTEARRRSVLDKLYRIVQHLSERSLPPSAPRLDMPLDMVGVTESELRRALTALWQTDEFGSATVTPYDEVRNALYFFQHTILDVVAWLMEDLRTALRHAYPDTVFEIPPFIRFRSWVGGDRDGNPKVTPEVTWWTLLMHKKVVLQHYLRCVRELRRELTQSTRLVPANEELLLALDDDREQFALPAHILHRHEREPYALKLCFIEVRLRATLRHLNALTDFHAEGPSFVARFPAYQNSQELLADLLLLQRSLRENRARALAEEGPLAKMIAQCRVFGFHLATLDIRQHSDEHAKVIDEILEVAKVLPGDTRYSDLPEEEKVRLLTRELCNPRPLLPREWTGTPHAQSVMQVFEVMKHALRYISPDSVRAYIISMTHGISDVLEVLLLAKEAGLVSWQNGHMKSDIDVVPLFETIHDLSNCHTLMKQLFGNHAYEHHLRARGHFQEIMLGYSDSSKDGGYLAANWWLYETQARLADTCRKAGVDFRLFHGRGGTVGRGGGRANVAILSQPPGSLNGRIRFTEQGEVVSFRYGLIPFAHRHLEQVAHAVMLATAGRIRKRIPRRWYSAMESLARHSLQVYRALVYEDPDFWAFYTQATPISHISRLPIASRPVFRPRADTVGLENLRAIPWVFAWVQSRYAIPGWYGVGSALQWFCSESPDNLALLQEMYRAWPFFRMIVDNAQLELIRAHMPTARLYASRVQPVDLGRRLHLLIEEEFERTMDWILRITGQTELMQNAMVVRRTVDLRNPAVMPLNKLQLALLDIWEKHGEQDVQSAWHDAILLSIAGIAAAMQSTG; the protein is encoded by the coding sequence ATGGGAGCTTTTCTGGGCTTGTCGGCGGAGTGTGCGGGGCTGTCTCGCCCCATGTGCGACGATGTCACGCTCGTAGACCAGCTGCTGGGCGAGGTGCTTCAAGAGCAGGAGGGCGAAGAACTGTTGCAAGTCGCGCGTGTGCTGTACGAGGAAAGCGAGACGGAAGACCCTCATACCCTGATGGAGCGCATCCCGCAGTTGAGAAACCCCTACTTTGTGCGTCAACTGTTGCGGGCATATACCGTGCTGTTCCAGCTGCTGAACATGGTGGAACAGAAAGAGATTGTGCGGGTAAACCGCGAGAGACAACTGCAGGCCACAGGTGAACCTCGCCCCGAGTCGATCCGTGAAGCGGTGCTGCGTTTGAAAGAGAGCGGGATGACCGCCGAACAGATGCAGCAACTGCTTTACCAGCTGGACATCTGTCCCACCATTACCGCGCATCCGACCGAAGCCCGTCGTCGTTCCGTGCTGGACAAGCTGTACCGGATTGTGCAACACCTGTCGGAGCGTTCGCTTCCTCCGAGTGCTCCTCGGCTGGACATGCCTCTGGATATGGTGGGCGTCACCGAAAGCGAGCTGAGGCGTGCGCTCACTGCCCTGTGGCAAACCGATGAGTTCGGCTCCGCCACCGTCACCCCCTATGACGAGGTACGCAACGCCCTGTATTTTTTCCAGCACACGATCCTCGACGTGGTGGCGTGGTTGATGGAAGACCTGCGCACTGCCCTTCGACACGCTTATCCAGATACAGTTTTCGAGATACCTCCATTTATTCGCTTCCGTTCGTGGGTGGGTGGCGACCGCGACGGTAACCCCAAGGTCACTCCGGAGGTGACCTGGTGGACGCTGTTAATGCATAAGAAGGTGGTACTTCAGCACTACTTGCGCTGCGTTCGGGAATTGCGGCGCGAGTTGACCCAGAGCACACGCCTGGTGCCTGCGAACGAAGAGTTGTTGCTCGCCCTTGATGACGACCGCGAACAGTTCGCTCTGCCCGCACATATCCTGCACCGTCATGAGCGCGAGCCTTATGCGCTGAAGCTCTGCTTTATCGAGGTTCGCCTCCGTGCCACCCTGCGACACCTCAACGCGCTGACCGACTTCCACGCGGAGGGACCGTCGTTCGTCGCCAGATTTCCTGCCTATCAGAACAGTCAGGAGCTTCTGGCAGACCTGTTGCTGTTGCAGCGGAGCCTGCGCGAGAACCGGGCGCGTGCGCTGGCTGAAGAAGGTCCTCTGGCAAAGATGATTGCCCAGTGTCGGGTGTTCGGTTTCCATCTGGCAACGCTGGACATCCGCCAGCACAGTGATGAACACGCCAAAGTGATTGACGAGATTCTGGAAGTGGCGAAAGTCTTGCCAGGTGACACGCGCTATTCGGATTTGCCGGAAGAAGAGAAGGTGCGTCTACTGACCCGGGAGCTGTGCAATCCGCGCCCCCTGCTGCCTCGCGAATGGACAGGCACGCCGCACGCTCAGTCGGTGATGCAGGTGTTCGAGGTGATGAAGCACGCCCTTCGCTACATTTCACCCGACTCGGTGCGGGCGTACATCATTTCCATGACGCACGGCATCAGCGACGTGCTGGAGGTGTTGCTTCTGGCGAAAGAGGCGGGTTTGGTGTCCTGGCAAAATGGACATATGAAGAGCGATATCGATGTGGTGCCACTCTTTGAAACCATACACGATTTGAGCAACTGCCACACGCTGATGAAGCAGCTGTTTGGTAATCACGCCTATGAACACCACCTGCGGGCACGTGGTCACTTTCAGGAGATTATGCTGGGCTACTCGGACAGCAGCAAAGACGGTGGCTATCTGGCAGCGAACTGGTGGCTTTACGAAACCCAGGCTCGCCTGGCGGATACCTGTCGTAAAGCAGGAGTGGATTTCCGTCTGTTTCACGGGCGGGGCGGCACTGTCGGACGGGGTGGGGGAAGGGCGAACGTAGCCATTCTCTCGCAGCCTCCGGGAAGCTTGAACGGTCGCATCCGCTTCACCGAGCAGGGTGAAGTGGTCTCGTTCCGCTACGGTCTCATACCCTTTGCCCATCGGCATCTGGAACAGGTGGCACACGCGGTGATGCTGGCTACCGCAGGTCGCATCCGTAAGCGCATTCCGCGGCGCTGGTACTCGGCAATGGAAAGCCTTGCCAGACACTCCCTGCAGGTATACCGCGCGCTGGTGTATGAGGATCCGGATTTCTGGGCGTTTTACACCCAGGCAACGCCCATCTCTCATATCAGCCGACTGCCCATCGCCTCGCGTCCGGTGTTCCGCCCTCGAGCGGACACCGTCGGGCTGGAGAACCTTCGAGCCATCCCATGGGTATTCGCCTGGGTGCAAAGCCGGTATGCGATACCGGGTTGGTACGGAGTGGGCAGCGCGTTACAATGGTTCTGCTCCGAATCGCCCGACAACCTCGCGCTGTTGCAGGAGATGTATCGGGCGTGGCCGTTCTTCCGGATGATAGTAGACAACGCGCAGCTGGAGCTGATACGTGCTCACATGCCTACCGCACGGCTCTATGCGTCCAGGGTACAACCCGTTGATCTGGGACGGAGATTGCATCTCCTGATCGAAGAGGAATTTGAGCGCACGATGGACTGGATACTGCGCATTACCGGGCAAACGGAGCTGATGCAGAATGCGATGGTGGTGCGACGCACGGTAGACCTGCGCAATCCGGCGGTAATGCCCCTGAACAAGCTCCAGCTGGCACTGCTGGACATCTGGGAGAAACACGGGGAACAGGATGTACAGAGTGCCTGGCATGATGCTATCCTGCTGAGCATCGCAGGTATCGCCGCCGCCATGCAGAGCACAGGATAG
- a CDS encoding alkaline phosphatase codes for MASSTLSRRELLQASTVALFSGGLLARQSSAQGRSRAPKNIIFMVSDGMSMGVPSMAEPFSRMARGKGTRWFQLLQDPEAVVGLFETRSLDSLVTDSSAASSAWGSGSRVFNGAVNVLPDGTKLTPIAHLMKRAGKRVGLVTTTTITHATPAGFAAVTPNRDDEHIIATQYLDLVDVLMGGGRRFFDPVQRADKRDLIAEYQQKGYAFWERREQVTGRERPEKVLGLFWSGHVPYTIDHKNDPQIWAQVPTLAEMTRAALEMLSRSPKGFLLQVEGGRVDHAAHANDPAAILWDQLAFDDAVAVALEFVRRNPDTLLIVTSDHGNSNPGLNGMGEEYRDSEKCLERITKAKGSYVAVQEQLRKAGAPTADRVREVIREVIGVEISREEAEVIANVAAGKPAPTLNRAHASLVGVMGEVLANYFGIAWIGTQHTGDWTLVTALGAGKEMFAGIQPHKEAFHRMLRLSGISFRNPEMTPEQAKRYLARAPRVRPVHWT; via the coding sequence ATGGCATCTTCTACACTGTCACGGCGGGAACTGTTGCAGGCAAGTACGGTAGCCCTGTTCAGCGGTGGTTTGCTGGCGCGGCAATCGTCAGCGCAAGGGCGTTCGCGAGCTCCCAAAAACATCATCTTCATGGTCTCCGACGGCATGAGCATGGGCGTGCCATCGATGGCAGAGCCGTTCTCTCGGATGGCACGTGGCAAAGGCACGCGATGGTTCCAGCTCTTGCAGGACCCGGAGGCGGTTGTGGGGCTTTTCGAGACCAGATCGCTGGACTCGCTGGTGACCGACTCGTCGGCGGCGAGCAGCGCGTGGGGCAGTGGCTCAAGGGTGTTCAACGGAGCCGTCAACGTACTGCCCGACGGCACCAAACTGACCCCGATTGCACACCTGATGAAGCGGGCGGGCAAACGGGTAGGGCTGGTAACCACGACGACCATCACCCACGCCACCCCAGCCGGTTTCGCAGCGGTGACCCCCAACCGCGACGACGAGCATATTATCGCCACGCAGTATTTAGATTTGGTGGACGTGCTGATGGGCGGTGGACGGCGGTTCTTCGACCCTGTGCAGCGCGCGGACAAACGCGACCTTATTGCCGAATACCAGCAGAAGGGCTATGCCTTCTGGGAGAGACGGGAGCAGGTGACCGGGCGCGAACGCCCTGAAAAGGTACTCGGGCTGTTCTGGTCAGGACATGTGCCCTACACCATCGACCACAAGAACGACCCGCAAATCTGGGCGCAGGTGCCAACGCTGGCGGAGATGACACGTGCCGCGCTGGAAATGCTTTCCCGCTCCCCGAAAGGTTTCCTGCTTCAGGTGGAGGGCGGGCGTGTAGACCACGCCGCACATGCCAACGACCCCGCCGCCATCTTGTGGGACCAGCTCGCCTTTGACGATGCCGTGGCAGTAGCGCTGGAGTTCGTGCGCCGAAATCCCGACACGCTGCTCATCGTCACCAGCGACCACGGCAACTCCAACCCCGGCTTGAACGGCATGGGCGAAGAATACCGCGACAGCGAGAAGTGTTTGGAACGCATCACAAAGGCGAAGGGCTCTTACGTCGCCGTTCAGGAACAGCTGCGGAAGGCGGGTGCGCCCACTGCCGACAGGGTTCGCGAGGTCATCCGCGAAGTCATTGGTGTCGAAATCAGTCGTGAAGAGGCGGAGGTTATTGCCAATGTGGCTGCGGGTAAGCCTGCGCCGACACTCAACCGCGCCCATGCTAGTTTAGTCGGGGTGATGGGCGAGGTGCTGGCTAACTACTTCGGCATCGCATGGATTGGCACGCAGCACACGGGCGACTGGACGCTGGTGACCGCATTGGGGGCGGGAAAGGAGATGTTTGCGGGTATTCAGCCCCACAAGGAGGCTTTCCACCGGATGCTGAGGTTGTCCGGTATCTCCTTCCGCAACCCGGAGATGACCCCTGAACAGGCGAAACGCTATCTGGCACGTGCGCCCCGAGTACGCCCGGTACACTGGACCTAA